In the genome of Stomoxys calcitrans chromosome 4, idStoCalc2.1, whole genome shotgun sequence, the window cccactttcgggaccatcgaaatatggggctcaaatgaagatatttgacagtagaatacaaatctggtatccaattgtgggaccatgtatttagggtacAGCCCCTACCCCATAACACctcccaaagagtaaaaatttaccaaccatggcaataaataactcaaatgaaaggtatttgagattaaaaatcgaattcaataaccaattttgtggccaaatatttgggggacgcctcattccaTAAACTCTCATTAAacaaatgtcaatatggggtttaaataaatggtatttgaaagtagaatctgtaccgatctgagtcaaattgacgaaggatgtcgaagagcataacacaactcactgtcccaaatttaatcaaaatcggataataaatgctgcttttattggcctaagaccctaaatcggaggatcggtctatatggcagctatatccaaatctggaccgatctatgccaaattaagcaaggatattgaagggcctaacataactcactatctcaaatttcagcaaaagcggataagaaatgtggcttttatgggcctaagactctaaatcggcggatcggtctatatgggggctaaatcaagatttagtccgatatagcccatcttcgaacataacctgcttattgacaaaaaaaaatcatctttgcaaagtttcagctcaatatctctatttttgaagactgtagcgtgatttccaacagacagacggacggacatgtctagatcgtcttagatttttacgctgatcaagaatatatatactttatagggtcggaaatggatatttcaatatgttgcaaacggaatgacaaaatgaatatacccccgtccttcgatggtgggtataaaaagaatcttcGCAatgttaatatctctatttttaaagactgtagcgttatttcaactgacagacggatgaaaaaagctagatcgtctttaatttttacaacgatcaagaatatatatactttatggggtcggaaatggatatttcgatgtgttgcaagtgggacgacaaaatgaatatacccctatccttcggtggagggctttaaaataattgaatcaattaatttattaattgataatttcataaatttcaattaattaaaaaaattaatgaaaaaaataatctggattcaattaaaaaaattattgctacaattaattttttaattgaaaacattttaatttcaattaagtttttaattgaaaaaattttcgagtttttttttgtgtgtgaatTCCTTAAAATACTTAACCTCCTCAAATCTTATCTTGGTAATGAGTTTGCAGAAGATATGCGCTACTTGAGCGTTGCCTTGGAAAAACAATCAATCATTTGACAATAGGCACTAATTGAGAAACAATACTTGATGTATACAATTATGGAGAAACGTAATAGGCAGGACATCTTCACATCATATTTAAAAGCAATACAAAATagataattttaattataaCTAAAAAGTTAACCAATattcagaagctcaagaatctgAACGAGTAAAAACGTTTTAAGTTCGACggtaccgaactttggatacccaccaccatggaaataataatcatcctattttgttataactccactaccatatctatAGTTATATATAAACAGGGAATGGTCTCGATCAGAAAACTTATGTACAAATtacaatttcatcgaaatcaggctttttatgggattaagaccctaaattggaagatcgatctatatggcagctatatctaaatcatattttggtcggatgacgggaggcttaaaataactcgctaaatcaaattttagcgaaatctgggcttcaggcccttaaaaggcagatcggtctatataacagcgatatccaaataaagtccgatctgaaccacatttaagtCGAATCTCGAgggggcttaaaacaactcaatttttaaaaaattttattaaaatttgcccAAGCAAAGGAAATGAATGCATTACTTTACATTCTTATTTAGATTAAGTGACAAAAAATACAATTCGGAAATCACCATCACCAAAGCAAATCATCACATCATCAAATCATCCAATCATATGGCATAAATCATGTTTCATCATTAAGTTAATTTTCACACAACGACATACACAGTCTAATTGGCAAACTCCAAATACACTCTACCCACATCCATTCCATATCTAACACTCATGTGTCATAAATGACATAATGTGTTATACTGGCCAAAAGGCGTTTGGTTAACAACTTTTAATGGATCAGAACAGACAAGAACACCACACACTACCACAAGAATATTCGAACAAAttggaaatttgaaaaaaaaaaaaaaataatttttgctatGCTAATTTAAACTCATGTAATGTAATATGTAtaaaaccttttcccttcctttgTGTCACATTGTTACCACATCTCTCACCGCGCAGACTAGGCCACCATTCCAGGTATGATTTTTTGCTCTGAAATCATCTTCTTCAACTTTTGATTTCTTCTTCGGTTATCATGTGGACGCTTTTTTCATGGcatactttgattttttttccttaCTTTGGAGTACATcaaatatttttctgttttcCATTTCGATTGTTGAAACATTAGTAAAGtaagcaaatttttaaattaagttcAACAAAAGACAGCTATGAATGTATATGTGTGTATGGTATAGTATATTCGTACTAATTTTAATGATAGTCGTCCTAATGGCTTTTTTAAAAAGtatttaagcattttttttaatgaaattaacaAAATCTTGAGAGAGATATACATATAACAGAAGCATCCTTAAGaaagttgtatttttttaaaaagaatttttatctttaatttaattgaacTTCAACTTTTGTTTGCAGTTGAATATTCACCGTTTCAAGGTCATTGCCCGTTTTGGCCTCATGCATGTGGTGGCCACTAACATATGTGTCTGGATACGCACCCTGGTCAAGGAATCCCTGCTTGAAATTACTTTGTATCATCAACGTCGTGAATCCGATCCCAATGAGTCTTCAATAGGTCAATCTATACGTCAGCATGCCTTACGTCACGCCGGCACTGTGTTGCGCACCCACTATGGACCCAATGAAGAGTTCGAGGTATTAGATGGTGAAGACCTTTTGCCCAAGAATGCCTACACCACCAACGGTGCTCTATCCAAGATGTTGGCCAAAACAGTGGATGGAATTTCGAAAACTTTGGGCATGGGATCCAATGAAATTGCTGATGTGGTGACCACCACTACTACCACCACCGCAAGACCGGCATTTACCACCCCCAGTTATCAATGGCAAAGCACTACTGTGGCACGCAAGTTGAAGAAGTTTATCACTAGTACCACGGCGGCGGCAACCATGGGTACCTCCCCCACTACCACCTCAACGacgaccaccaccaccaccacggcTTTGCCGATCACCTCACCATTGGCGACAACAACGACCACAGAATTACCCTTTAACAGTTACCAGCATTTGTATACGACGACTGCCTCACCCGCTGCTGCAATGGCCGCCGCCGCCGATCACTTGGCCGCCTCCAATGGAGGAGCGTCTGAAGCGGCTGCAACTGCTGCCTCATCATTTGATAGCTCTCATGTGGCCTCTAGTGTAGCCTCATTTTTCTCTTCACTCATCTCTAGCACCCCATCACCCATCACAACTACCACCACCAACAATCCCATCACTGTCTCCTCCTCCATGACGGACAAAGCCACCGAGAATTCATTTGGCCTCATTAACAATCTCATGGAAAATAGTTTCCAAACCTTTTCCGGCATCTCCCATCCCGAAGCCGCTAGTATTGTGACCtttgaaaattatgaaaatctgGACAACATCTATCCCGCCGCCCTATCCTCCAATGTGGGTACCTTAAACTCCACTGCCTGTGGTCGTGTGGACATTATGGGCACCATTGTGTACGATTCGGCTCCCTATCTGTATCCCTTCATCATAGAATATTCCCTCATTGGCGCCGTTGTCCTCTATGTGATGTGGAAGCATATTGGACGTTATCCTGGACGCATGAACGACGACGACTTGGAACATCGCCTAGAGGTTATGCTCTCGCGGCGTGCTGTGGCCATGGCCCAGCAGGCTCGTTCTGGTCGCGTGGACTGCGTTGGCTCTTCGAAAGGTTTATTCTTTGGTCTATTGTTGTTGGTGGGTGCTTTGATATGTTTGATACTCTTCTTCGTCTTGGTGCGTCATCAGCAGTTCTCGTTGCTGGCCATCTATTTGGCCGATGCCAGTCATTGTATTTTAATGGTATTTGCCATATTGGCCATAATCATAGGTTTTATAAGGTAATATTCAAGTCCTCCTCCAATCATAGTTAAGAAATTTGCTTCTAACCTTGTTTTGGTATTTCTGTTTACAGAGTTAAGAATCTGAAATTCCGCTGCGAGGAACAATCCAACTTGAATGACATTCTCTTGCGCATCTCCGCTTTCGGCCTCTTCACCTATTCCGTATTCTCTGTGATCTCGGGCAGCCTCAAAGTTTTGGAACACGAACCCAGCCTCTTGGTTACCACCACCAGCGCCGTTGCCGTTCTGCAGGTCATCCTTCAGTTGTTGTTCATTGCCGATGTTTCCCGCCGTCGCGTCCATTTGCCCGAACATGATCGCAGCAAACCCGGTCGTCAAATTGTCACCTTCCTTTTGATCTGCAATGTGGCCATGTTCGCCATTTACACTTTCGATGCTCAAAAAGTATACGCCAATCCCGTAAGTAGATATGTACGTGAgcaatattgagctaaaatggAGATTTATGTATGTGTGCTAAAAAACAATTCCTTGAATTTTTTCTTATCTTTTATTCTATATTTTTTTGTGAATGATTTTATGTGTCCAGTAGAAGAGAGAAGCATTCACTTATAAATGGTTATTCTTGTAGATGAGAGCTTCATAATTGTGATATACTGCATATTTCAAAGAAAGCGGAACATTTGGAATGAAATAATAAACATTAAAAGACTATTTTTTacgcaaaaatttataaaaacacgaaaaaaaattaaaaattaatttaaattttgtttataacttAACTAGgtcaaaaaatttcatataaaatatctctaaatattcatctgagaacCTTGATACCATTAAATTTATGTCTGTCGAACATATACATCTTACTGATTTATGCCCAATTGGACCAttaaatataaactgatccccagatttgatttTTAAGTACTTTCCAAATTTGGAATACGTAGTACAATTTTGCCTTGCCGTTTGTCCATGTACATATTATATGCACAATAGATTgatcaaggcgtatttaataaggtggccgcatcggcgaatttcCACAACAAagcctcttttttttttaatttgatatgTCAACATTTGTAAAAAAGGCAAAGAAAATTCCATTCGCCCTGACATTTAAAAGTTTCGACGAATTTTTTACGACCAATTAGAGCAAGAGGaaagaagtttattaatttttgagtgtcaagaaaacatatatttaaagaagtaaaaaggcgttaagttcggccgggccgaactttggatacccaccacctcgggtatatatgtaaaccacctttcatcaaaatccggtgaaaatttaataccttatgtcccatagcagttatatcgtaatatgttccgatttggaccaaatattaataagtacagtagctatatctaaaaaaaaaaaatctaaaccatgtacgacacggatgtcgaaaagcctgacataagtcactgtgtcaaatttcaatgaaatcggattataaatgcgccttttatggggccaaggctttgaattgagatatcggtctacatggcagctatatccaaatctagaccgagttgggccaagttgcagaaaagtgttgaggagcctaacacaaagcacggtcccaatttcagcaaaatcggataataaatgtggcatttatcggtcgatcgatcggtctatatggcagctatatccaaatctggaccgatctgagccaaattgacgaaggatgtcgaagggcctaacacaactcactttcccaaatttcagatatatcggataattaatgtggcttttataggcctaggcccctaaatcggaggatcggtctatatggcagctatatccaaatctggaccgatctgggccaaattaacgaaggatgtcgaagggcctaacacaactcactgtcccaaatatcagcaatatcggataataaatgtggcttttatgggcgtaagactctaaatcggaggatcggtctatatggctgctatatccaaatctggaccgatctggaccaaattaagaaacgatgtcggaaggcctagcacaactcactgtcccaaatttcagcaaaatcggataataaatgtggcttttatgggcctaagaccttaaatcggcggatcggtctatatgggggctatatcaagatatagtccgatatggcccatcatcgaatttaacctgcttagagacaaaaaaagaatctgtgcaaagtttcagctcaatatctctatttttaaagacgggcatgtctagatcgtcttagatttttacgctgatcaagaatatatatactttataaggtcggaaatggatatttcgatgcgttgcaaacggaatgacaaaatgaatataccccatccttcggtggtgggtataaaaatgttccaaATACCAATTAGCTCCAGAGGCTTCACCCACAAaactggctggaacattgaggtccgatctgtgtggtgtccatTGCTGCCAcgtgagctaccgggcgcttccACTGGTTGgggataatggaatgctccatacagagtagctgcaatggcagtcacggacaatcagcggtatcgagccataataaataaatactgagtgcctatgatgctcgggTTATTGGCGCATGTAATAACCAGTGGACACCCTGTTCCCTAAATGgttcatataggtccatgtttttatctagctgccatataaaccgatcttggattttgacttgagtcactagaaggcgcaactattatcccatttggctgaaattttgcataaaatgttttgttatgatttccaacaacttttctgagtatggttgaaaacggttcatattctgatatagctgtcatttaaacccatctggggtcttgacttcttcagccactagagggcgcaatttttattcgatttttgcatgacgtgtttcgttatgattttcaacaactgtgctaagcgtggttccaatcggaccatatcctgatttagcagccatataaaccgatcttagatcttgatttcttagccactagagggcgcaattcttcccgatttggctgaaattttgaatcacgtgttttgttatgacatccaaaaactgtgtcaaatatggtctgaatcgtttaataccctgatgtagctgccatataaaccgatctgggatcttgacgtcttcaGGCTCTAGGAGGCGCCATTActatatcagatttggctaaaattttatacaacgtcttctcaacttacgtgtcaaatatggtttgaatcggtgtatagcctgatacagctcccatataaaccgatctcctattttacttcttgagcccctaaagggcgcaattcttattcgaattgaatgacattttacacaatgactccaACATTCAATACAATAATGATCCGAAtgggacaataacttgatacatctccgatagcataacaattattttcatttatcctttgtttgcctaaatataAAAAGATTTGGCCAGGCTGAACTTGGCATACTTTTAATTggcataccctacaccactactgtggtacaggttattataacttagtgaatttgtttgtaacacctagaaggaagaaagatagacccattgataagtataacgaTGGACTCAGACTCactttcgatttagctatgtccgtctgtctgtctgtctctccgtctgtccatgtttatttgtgtacaaagtataggccgcaattttcgtccgatcgtcttcaaatttgacacaagatttcatatttggatataggtcccatatacagtggcatagaaaaattttcctacCCCACTGACAAAAACACACTATACAAAACGAATTTTCtgaatgaaaagtttttctgtCAAATATCTTTTGTGCTAAAAGTTTTTACTACGGTTCCCAACATTATAATTAGTTAACATTTTTAGGGTAAAATCTTACCCTAACTACGTTATAGCCAGTTTACGTAACTTCTATTTCCGAAAAGGTTCgtagacgtatctgtgccaatgtatatgttcgtccgatttggactaaaattacaattatatcgtcatttgtgaacccattctcacaaaatttcgcacgagcGGATCTCTTATAAATCTCCACATtattggagaatttcatagaaatcggttctgatttagagatagctcccatatatataatcgtccaatttggactaaaattgcaaatttatcGTCATTTTTAAGTccattctcacgaaattttgcatgaggggttctcttatatattatttttcttattttttaatctttaaaaattttatgcaaaaagcCTTTTGAAATATGCCTTATATACACAAAAGTTTCATAAACAAAAATCCCATCTAAATCATAATACATTTTAAATatgattttgtaaaaaaaacaactttgttTGCTTTTATATCACAACAtgtcaacacacacacacataaacataTCTTCATTATATTGcttaaaatcatttaaattcCCCACTGAGTACTCCCTTGCCTTTTCATTGTTTAAAAGAAAATCacaagagaaaaattaaaaaacatttaattaatatacattatttttatcaTAACAGGTGCAATTGGACTTTTATGGCTTTGTGCCATGGGCCATCATACAGCGTGTAACACTGCCACTGTGCATTTTCCATCGATTCCATAGCGCTGTAACACTAGCCGAGATCTGGAAGACCACCTATAAAGCGCGTTTGGAGTAAATCAATTAAACACCGATCGAAACATCACCGCCAacaccaccacaacaacaacaacaacaaaattaccacaacaacacaacaaaacaaaaacattcaattacatttaaggaaattttttgggaaaaaaccaaaccaaaccaacaacaaaagctagtaaagaagaagaaaaaaccgaCTTTTTTGaaggcagaaaaaaaaatattatcagAAAATGTTAGTGAATCGTAAAAACAAAACTCAATATTAatgaaaaggaaaaataaatataaaaaataattcgaCCCCCTTCCCTCCTCCactcaacaaaacaaaattaaatatataaatatatttagttAAAAAGAAATCGTATAAATTTAACAATGCCATATAATGCACCAAAATAGTAGAGAATGAAAGAAAAACAGATAATTAAAGGAAAACTCTCTTAAATTGTAAGGCAGCCAAGTAAACACAGAATAGAAGCTATAAACAAGCCGGAATAGAATCTGGATCTGAATCTCAAGCAAGCAACGGTCAACGCGCAGTAATGGAAATTAAAACACAgacgaaacaaaaaaacatcCTTACGGACCATTTTATGGAGTTTATAGAAgacccaaaaaaatatttaaaagaaaaatgaaaaaattaataccaaaaaacccaagcaaataaaacatttgaatattataaaataaaaaatatacatttataaacataaaaaaacagATGAACACACAACCCAACAAATCgaacaaaaccaaacaaaatcaaatattaaaattaaaaaaaagaaaacaaaaaaaattaaaaatgtgtatttattaaaaacaaaaaactttttgtaTTATGTTAAGTTAACATTattaacaatgaaaaaaaaaacaaacaaaaacaacatacatatttgtattttacaaaacaaaaaaaaaaaaccaaccgaAACCCATGAAGTATTTCTCATCTCTTTTTCTGTGGTGTTTTAAACGACATTGGCAAAGAAATCTCAAGAAAtctcaaaatattttgaatgttttcatttctttgagttatttttttgactgatttgtaaatttttttttactatattATTACTATTATAATTTTTCTTCAAGATATTGTGTTATAAGTTATATATgctatattaaaaaaacaaataaattgaaTGAGAAAAAACCAcactaaaacaaacaaaataaattgacATCCTTTTTAAcgacatttttttctttgagtgtaatattaaattataaatttaaaactaagtcataatttgtagtttttaaaagtataaacaatacaaaaaagaaaagaacaaaataaaacaccccccatttaaatgaaatcaaataaaatataaaaaagtacttaaaacatttcatttttcattttttcacaACAAAGCAAGAATCCTAGAAAAACAATTGCCtgattttcctttaaaaaattctCTAGAAAGCAGGGTTGCCGTTatatattttcgaaaatttgttttaaaccgGTTTGGTATTGTACACGGAAAAAAGCTTCACAAAAAAtgcttcaattaaaaatttaattgaaaataaaatcattttcaattaaaaatttgattgaaaataaaatcattttcaattaaaaaaattaattgattcaatcattttttaattgaacattatttcttttttaattacagtcgtgattgaaatttttactattttcagtgaaattgatttaataaattttttaattgaatctgaaatttttttcaatcataGTCGGATTGAAAAtgttgtaattttcaattaaaaaactaattgtttcaatcatttttttaattcgaatcttaaacaattttcaagtatgaatattatatataattgaacattattttttacaatttttgctattttcaa includes:
- the LOC106083856 gene encoding uncharacterized protein LOC106083856 isoform X3 produces the protein MQRCPYIHEMRERLLNDQNRESLPLEQMERANLLDNRQSAELQQVGTIVKLNGDGYHTSPAHQRTPLVPRDLGEDFNLDFDDDFPIEVRRPKNAKVVYSLKPNSNNRSYLPANITVHGTYHTNIITGPIELWTSLFIVTSLVYAIILIVVCIAYVISDVTTHRLPVLYYESFFTYLYGVSILFLLYVFCFLLQESSCCNGGNNQPKSPKKEKKSKKKEKDPADSKDAKGSKDSGKSGKPSPYQLSTCCKGVAVFVYIVILIALIFHFILVFHWTVSMVVFLILLILHYLLIPKFLRASDTQVDAEVAVTPKNTRKRKTTHSDLTHGSFFLRVGAIAFGLGAMIYIGLEFGSFFEIPFDSPCHHILIGVNPLLQMIFTFMQMYFIFMNARLNIHRFKVIARFGLMHVVATNICVWIRTLVKESLLEITLYHQRRESDPNESSIGQSIRQHALRHAGTVLRTHYGPNEEFEVLDGEDLLPKNAYTTNGALSKMLAKTVDGISKTLGMGSNEIADVVTTTTTTTARPAFTTPSYQWQSTTVARKLKKFITSTTAAATMGTSPTTTSTTTTTTTTALPITSPLATTTTTELPFNSYQHLYTTTASPAAAMAAAADHLAASNGGASEAAATAASSFDSSHVASSVASFFSSLISSTPSPITTTTTNNPITVSSSMTDKATENSFGLINNLMENSFQTFSGISHPEAASIVTFENYENLDNIYPAALSSNVGTLNSTACGRVDIMGTIVYDSAPYLYPFIIEYSLIGAVVLYVMWKHIGRYPGRMNDDDLEHRLEVMLSRRAVAMAQQARSGRVDCVGSSKGLFFGLLLLVGALICLILFFVLVRHQQFSLLAIYLADASHCILMVFAILAIIIGFIRVKNLKFRCEEQSNLNDILLRISAFGLFTYSVFSVISGSLKVLEHEPSLLVTTTSAVAVLQVILQLLFIADVSRRRVHLPEHDRSKPGRQIVTFLLICNVAMFAIYTFDAQKVYANPVSRYVQLDFYGFVPWAIIQRVTLPLCIFHRFHSAVTLAEIWKTTYKARLE
- the LOC106083856 gene encoding proton channel OtopLc isoform X7, with translation MQRCPYIHEMRERLLNDQNRESLPLEQMERANLLDNRQSAELQQVGTIVKLNGDGYHTSPAHQRTPLVPRDLGEDFNLDFDDDFPIEVRRPKNAKVVYSLKPNSNNRSYLPANITVHGTYHTNIITGPIELWTSLFIVTSLVYAIILIVVCIAYVISDVTTHRLPVLYYESFFTYLYGVSILFLLYVFCFLLQESSCCNGGNNQPKSPKKEKKSKKKEKDPADSKDAKGSKDSGKSGKPSPYQEKYPVKKRDLVRQTLIPQQDTQVDAEVAVTPKNTRKRKTTHSDLTHGSFFLRVGAIAFGLGAMIYIGLEFGSFFEIPFDSPCHHILIGVNPLLQMIFTFMQMYFIFMNARLNIHRFKVIARFGLMHVVATNICVWIRTLVKESLLEITLYHQRRESDPNESSIGQSIRQHALRHAGTVLRTHYGPNEEFEVLDGEDLLPKNAYTTNGALSKMLAKTVDGISKTLGMGSNEIADVVTTTTTTTARPAFTTPSYQWQSTTVARKLKKFITSTTAAATMGTSPTTTSTTTTTTTTALPITSPLATTTTTELPFNSYQHLYTTTASPAAAMAAAADHLAASNGGASEAAATAASSFDSSHVASSVASFFSSLISSTPSPITTTTTNNPITVSSSMTDKATENSFGLINNLMENSFQTFSGISHPEAASIVTFENYENLDNIYPAALSSNVGTLNSTACGRVDIMGTIVYDSAPYLYPFIIEYSLIGAVVLYVMWKHIGRYPGRMNDDDLEHRLEVMLSRRAVAMAQQARSGRVDCVGSSKGLFFGLLLLVGALICLILFFVLVRHQQFSLLAIYLADASHCILMVFAILAIIIGFIRVKNLKFRCEEQSNLNDILLRISAFGLFTYSVFSVISGSLKVLEHEPSLLVTTTSAVAVLQVILQLLFIADVSRRRVHLPEHDRSKPGRQIVTFLLICNVAMFAIYTFDAQKVYANPVSRYVQLDFYGFVPWAIIQRVTLPLCIFHRFHSAVTLAEIWKTTYKARLE
- the LOC106083856 gene encoding uncharacterized protein LOC106083856 isoform X5; its protein translation is MQRCPYIHEMRERLLNDQNRESLPLEQMERANLLDNRQSAELQQVGTIVKLNGDGYHTSPAHQRTPLVPRDLGEDFNLDFDDDFPIEVRRPKNANNNQERKPSSTNLEQVSASPSKRTSLFIVTSLVYAIILIVVCIAYVISDVTTHRLPVLYYESFFTYLYGVSILFLLYVFCFLLQESSCCNGGNNQPKSPKKEKKSKKKEKDPADSKDAKGSKDSGKSGKPSPYQALYGKLSTCCKGVAVFVYIVILIALIFHFILVFHWTVSMVVFLILLILHYLLIPKFLRASDTQVDAEVAVTPKNTRKRKTTHSDLTHGSFFLRVGAIAFGLGAMIYIGLEFGSFFEIPFDSPCHHILIGVNPLLQMIFTFMQMYFIFMNARLNIHRFKVIARFGLMHVVATNICVWIRTLVKESLLEITLYHQRRESDPNESSIGQSIRQHALRHAGTVLRTHYGPNEEFEVLDGEDLLPKNAYTTNGALSKMLAKTVDGISKTLGMGSNEIADVVTTTTTTTARPAFTTPSYQWQSTTVARKLKKFITSTTAAATMGTSPTTTSTTTTTTTTALPITSPLATTTTTELPFNSYQHLYTTTASPAAAMAAAADHLAASNGGASEAAATAASSFDSSHVASSVASFFSSLISSTPSPITTTTTNNPITVSSSMTDKATENSFGLINNLMENSFQTFSGISHPEAASIVTFENYENLDNIYPAALSSNVGTLNSTACGRVDIMGTIVYDSAPYLYPFIIEYSLIGAVVLYVMWKHIGRYPGRMNDDDLEHRLEVMLSRRAVAMAQQARSGRVDCVGSSKGLFFGLLLLVGALICLILFFVLVRHQQFSLLAIYLADASHCILMVFAILAIIIGFIRVKNLKFRCEEQSNLNDILLRISAFGLFTYSVFSVISGSLKVLEHEPSLLVTTTSAVAVLQVILQLLFIADVSRRRVHLPEHDRSKPGRQIVTFLLICNVAMFAIYTFDAQKVYANPVSRYVQLDFYGFVPWAIIQRVTLPLCIFHRFHSAVTLAEIWKTTYKARLE
- the LOC106083856 gene encoding uncharacterized protein LOC106083856 isoform X1, translating into MQRCPYIHEMRERLLNDQNRESLPLEQMERANLLDNRQSAELQQVGTIVKLNGDGYHTSPAHQRTPLVPRDLGEDFNLDFDDDFPIEVRRPKNAKVVYSLKPNSNNRSYLPANITVHGTYHTNIITGPIELWTSLFIVTSLVYAIILIVVCIAYVISDVTTHRLPVLYYESFFTYLYGVSILFLLYVFCFLLQESSCCNGGNNQPKSPKKEKKSKKKEKDPADSKDAKGSKDSGKSGKPSPYQALYGKLSTCCKGVAVFVYIVILIALIFHFILVFHWTVSMVVFLILLILHYLLIPKFLRASDTQVDAEVAVTPKNTRKRKTTHSDLTHGSFFLRVGAIAFGLGAMIYIGLEFGSFFEIPFDSPCHHILIGVNPLLQMIFTFMQMYFIFMNARLNIHRFKVIARFGLMHVVATNICVWIRTLVKESLLEITLYHQRRESDPNESSIGQSIRQHALRHAGTVLRTHYGPNEEFEVLDGEDLLPKNAYTTNGALSKMLAKTVDGISKTLGMGSNEIADVVTTTTTTTARPAFTTPSYQWQSTTVARKLKKFITSTTAAATMGTSPTTTSTTTTTTTTALPITSPLATTTTTELPFNSYQHLYTTTASPAAAMAAAADHLAASNGGASEAAATAASSFDSSHVASSVASFFSSLISSTPSPITTTTTNNPITVSSSMTDKATENSFGLINNLMENSFQTFSGISHPEAASIVTFENYENLDNIYPAALSSNVGTLNSTACGRVDIMGTIVYDSAPYLYPFIIEYSLIGAVVLYVMWKHIGRYPGRMNDDDLEHRLEVMLSRRAVAMAQQARSGRVDCVGSSKGLFFGLLLLVGALICLILFFVLVRHQQFSLLAIYLADASHCILMVFAILAIIIGFIRVKNLKFRCEEQSNLNDILLRISAFGLFTYSVFSVISGSLKVLEHEPSLLVTTTSAVAVLQVILQLLFIADVSRRRVHLPEHDRSKPGRQIVTFLLICNVAMFAIYTFDAQKVYANPVSRYVQLDFYGFVPWAIIQRVTLPLCIFHRFHSAVTLAEIWKTTYKARLE